The nucleotide window AGCAGGAATATGCAAATCATCTGAAGTTGTTCCGCGATATTGAGAAAGAGTGAATTACGTTATTCCCACCTAACGTGCGGCCGTTGATCTTTACAAACAGCAAGTAAATCTGCTACACGATCTTGACGTTCTATATAGATTATCAATTCTCGTGTCTTGTCCACTTTTCCTGCTCCTGGTAGGGATTCATAGTCCATCCCCAAAATAAAACACAAGTCCTGCAATTCATATAAAGAAAAATGCTTGTTAATTAAATCTGCTATATTTACCAGTTTTCGACGTGATTCTCTACCAGGAAACGATTGTACAGTGGTGGCATAATCTCCGATGGCGGAATCTTGAGAGCCTATAATGGTTGTCTTATACTGTGATCCAGTTACTACATCTCCAATGACACCTCCTTCTTTATCGCGGATAGCGTCTTGTATCGCTTGTATTTGCGTTCTCAATTCATCAGCATGACGCTCCAAGCGCATCCGGTTTGCGGCACTCAGCTCAAAATCTCTTTGCTTATATACAGCGTGCAATTCTTCGGCTAGTTCTATCCGACGATTTTCTAAAGAATGGCGTTGCTTGTCCTTGATAATTGGCTTCTTTCCACTTATTTGTAAAGAATTGATATTTTCTCTTATAGCTCTAGTGTTAGGGTGGTTTAGACCAAGTGATTTCTGAGAGATGGAAAAAGCTCGCTCGTAATAGAATTTTGCTTCATCATCGTTGTCCATCGCTTGCAACAATAAGCCTAGATTGTTAAGAGTGGTAGCAACATCAGGATGATCAGGACCCAGTGCCTTTTCAAAAATATGAAGCGCCCGTTCGTAACAAGGTTGTGCTTCTTGATAATTCCCCATACCCCGTAACAGAAGTCCTAAATTGCTGAGACTAAGCGCTATATAAGGGTGATCAGGGCCAAACGCTTTCTCATTGATGGCTAGCGCGCGTTCGTAATAGGGCCGGGCGTCGGCCAGTTGGCCCATGGCCTGGAGGAGGTAGCCGAGATTATTGAGGCTGCGGGCGGTGTCGGGATGGGTGGGGCCGAGGGCTTGCTCGCGGATGGCTAGCGCGCGTTCGTAATAGGGCCGGGCGTCGGCCAGTTGGCCCATGGCCCTCAGGAGGACGCCGAGATTGTTGAGGCTGCTGGCGGTGTCGGGATGGGTGGGGCCGAGGGCTTGCTCGCGGATGGACAGGGCGCGTTCGACATAGGGCCGGGCGTCGGCCAGTTGGCCCATGGCCTGGAGGAGTGCGCCGAGATTGTTGAGGCTGCTGGCGGTGTCGGGATGGGTGGGGCCGAGGGCTTGCTCAAAGATGGCCAGGGCGCGTTCGTAATAGGGCCGGGCGTCGGCCAGTTGGCCCATGGCCTGGAGGAGGTAGCCGAGATTGTTGAGGCTGCTGGCGGTGTCGGGATGGGTGGGGCCGAGGGGCTTGCTCAAAGATGGCCAGGGCGCGTTCGTAATAGGGCCGGGCGGCGGCCAGTTGGCCCATGGCCTGGAGGAGGTAGCCGAGATTGTTGAGGCTGCTGGCGGTGTCGGGATGGGTGGGGCCGAGGGCTTGCTCTCGGATGCCCAGGGCGCGTTCGTAATAGGGCCGGGCGGCGGCCAGTTGGCCCATGGCCTGGAGGAGTGCGCCGAGATTATTGAGGCTGCGGGCGGTGTCGGGATGGGTGGGGCCGAGGGCTTGCTCTCGGATGCCCAGGGCGCGTTCGTAATAGGGCCGGGCGGCGGCCAGTTGGCCCATGGCCTGGAGGAGTGCGCCGAGATTGCCCACGCTGCTGGCGGTGTCGGGATGGGTGGGGCCGAGGGCTTGCTCTCGGATGCCCAGGGCGCGTTCGTAATAGGGCCGGGCGGCGGCCAGTTGGCCCATGGCCTGGAGGAGTGCGCCGAGATTATTGAGGCTGCGGGCGGTGTCGGGATGGGTGGGGCCGAGGGTCTGCTCGCGGATGGCCAAGGCGCGTTCGAAATAGGGCCGGGCGGCGGCCAGTTGGCCCATGGCCTGGAGGAGTGCGCCGAGATTGCCCACGCTGCTGGCGGTGTCGGGATGGGTGGGGCCGAGGGCTTGCTCTCGGATGCCCAGGGCGCGTTCAAAATACGACTGTGCCCCCGCTAGGTCACCCATGTTTTGCAAAAGTAGACCTAAATTGTTAAGGTTGCTGGCAACTTCTGGGTGATGGGGGCCAATCGCTTTTTCATGAACTGCCAAACCGCGTTCATAATAGGGGCGTGCCTCAGCGTAGTTACCCATGGATTGTAAGAGATTGGCCAGGTTGTTGAGGCCGGTTGCTGTATCCGGATGGTCAGGACCAAGCACCTTTTCTCGGATGGCCAAGGCACGCCCCAGGTACGGTCGTGCCGCTGTGTAGTTCCCCGTAGCCTGCAATAAAGCTCCCAGATTATTCAGGGTTATAGCAGTTAATGGATGTTCCGAGCCTAGTGTCTTTTCAGCTGCAGCCAGGGCACGTTCAAAGTACGGCCGTGCTCCTGTATAGTCGCCTACAACGATTCTTAAATACAATCCTACTGTATTGCTTAATGATGCAACTGCTTCTCCTTCTACTTTATATTTCTCTGCCCAATCTGTTACGGTACGCAAATGGGGAAGCAGTTGGCCTGTTGCTCTCCAGGTACGTAAATCATATACATCCAGATCATAAACGACATTCAATAAATCGGCGCAAATCTGCACCCACCTGGCTGCTTCCTGGAATTTCAACCTGTCCCGCGACATAGCCTGAACAAGGGAATGAATGGATATCACGTCATCAGTTTGGACAAAGACAGAGGTTCGAATCAGGATATCCAAAGCCCCATTCCATTTGGATTCATCAGTTAGAACCGGAATTAGCGCTGCATCTATTTGAGATGAATCTAGTTTTTTAAACGCATTTAGCGGTAGGTTTTCTGAGGCGAGGAAACTGCACAACGACAATAGGGGTGATGCTCCCTCTGTTTCATTTAGCTGCTCAAAAGTGATTTGCCAGATCGCATTCAACGTGGATGAGAGGGCATCTGTTGCTTCGCCTGCAGCAGAGGTTCCTTGGCGATGCGTTTTGAGCAAATTCAAATAAGTGGCAATATCCGTTCGATTCGCTGACATATAGGCTGCTGCCAATTCCAGCGCAAAAGGCAAATGACCCAATTCGATTGCCAAATGTTCCAGGAAAACAGATATTGCCTCTTGTACTAATAAATCCGATCTTTCTGCTTCCAATTCCTCCAAAGCAATTTCACCTGCATTGCCCTCTTCGGCTGCTTCATTTGATTTCTTATCCTTGATAACAGACCCCAATAAATCATCAGGGATAGCAAAGCATTCTTCCGGCAATCTTGCCTGCAGAAATTCAATAGCCTCTTCTGTTGTAAACACATCAAGCTCTGCAATATGAAAATCACTGGGCCATACTGGGCTACGAGATGTTACTAAGACTTGACCGTGCCCCGACAAAGGCAGGTAATTGGCGATTTCCGATGGTGTCAAGTCTGCGTTGTCAATAACTAAGAGCCACTGGTGATCTGTTTGTCTTAACCAATTTAAAACAGTTTTTGCCTGCTCGGTTAAATCACCTGATAAACTGTCTAAATTCAATGCTCGACCCAATTCCATATAGGAATTTAACAGATTTTGCAGGTTGTCAGCCGGTAACCACCAAACAAAATCATAATTATCCCGATTCCGATAGGCGTATTCTAACGCTAACTGAGACTTACCAACTCCACCTAAACCAATAACACACCCTAGAGAGGTAGTGTCCTCTTGGAATGTAAACTGTTGCTCTAGATGAAACAGTATTTCTTCCCTGCCTGTGAAAAAAGCGGTGCGTGCAGGTAAATTATGCAGAGTCGGTTTAGGTAGTGTGGATACAACGGTTTCAGGTTTGAGTTTAGTAGCTTTTACACCTCCCTTAGTAGCCCAAACGATGTTAATATCCGGCAAGGTCACTTGATGAAGAGGCATGCCTTGCTCGCTAATCAAAGTAACTGCCATTGCACCAGATTGGAGTTGTGTGGCAGCGGTCAGTAGGAAGGTAGCCGGAGCGTATGATCCGCCAAAACGATTTAGAATGATAGCCGGCTTCCCTAAGGCTTCATGTGTGAATAATGGTTCCGTGTCAAGGATGCAGTACAGGGCATACTCCTCCTCTGTATACGGCCAGTCTTTCCCGCTCTTGTCTATGTCGGTCTCTACGTCAATTGTCATCAGATACGTCTGGCCTACTTCCGCTTCGTGTGGGTAGCTGATGAGGGCTTTGATAGCCACCTCGCGCTGTTCGGTATTAATCATCGCCAACCTCTCCTATCTGCGCAGGGGAAAGGTGCAGATACGCCAATGGATTACCATAGTAGACGTACATGAACGCGTACAAAACCTTTTCGTCTTCTTCTCCCAGGTACTTGGTTACAATTTGGGCGCGAAAATCGCGCAGTCGCCGGGCCAGGGAGATGCCTACCGCTGCTTCTTCTGGTTGTGGCAAAATGAATTGGGCCACTTCCAGGGTGAATTTCGCGTTTACCGGGCCGGATGTGCCGATGTAGGCGCTGGCAAAATTCGCCAGAATCACTTCATGCAAACCAAGATATTCTTTGGTGCTGACGCGATGCCAGCGGGCTGAATTACAAGCGTTGACAAAGAACACGGGGCGCTTTGTGTGGCAAGCAGGTATTCCGCTGAGTTTGAAAAGCAAAATTCGCCCTGTGGGATTGTCTCGATGTCCCAAACCCGTTTGAAAAATTTCATCGTGAACAAACGTGCCATGAGAACCGATGTAAACCATCCCCGTATCATGTAGCGCTTCTAGTTTTTGGTATAAGGCGCTGTTGTTGGGCAGAGGTCTATTCGCCAGCCTTTGGAGCAATTTTTTTTCTTCATCGTAGAGATGATTTTCAAACGGGTCAATGTAGGCGACCGTCTGGCCGACATGATGTTCTTCACATACAGAAACAAAGAAATCCCTTTTTGTTTGTACATTACGAAAGACACCCCAACGCACCACAGAAATGTTAGCGCCCAGATATTTGTCGCTGCCAGACCTATCGCCAGAAAAAGGATACAGTTCCCAGGGAACTTCGTAATCGGTTAGATCGGTGATGATCAATACCAGTTCTTTGCCATGCTGGTCGTACAACCTGTCCAACCATTGGGTTAACGCACTTGCCGAGTAGGTAAAAAAATGTTCGATGCGCCCAATCATGGCGCCGGCGAAAAATCTCACATCGGCAGGTAAGCTGCCTGATATGAAATTCCCAAGACTAATATTTGATGCTACTTCAAATGTAGGGACTGTAAAGGTGTGCCCTTTGTAGTGCCCCCATCCAACCAGGCTAATCTCTCGATCACCCGGCGCTTTAGACACGTACAAGAAGGCAGTTTTCTCCGGGCGTTCAATAGCCGGGTTGATGCGACATTTCTCGGCCAATGTCGTATCTATCGGATTATAAGTCCCTGCCAACTTGACCGGCTGTTTGAGAATAGCCACTCCAGATTTTTCGTATGCAAGACAAAGCGTGGCGTCTGTATCTGGCAGTGCGTCGGGCATGAGCAGGTCAAATTCGCACTGAAATTGCGTGGCATTCGCAGGCACCTCGCGGAATTGCGGCATCGGTTGGACTTCGTAAATGAGATCATTGCCGCGTTTCAAGGTGAGCCATAATGTGCGAGGAGAGGTGGTGAAGACACTTTTCTCATGTTGCGCCGTCGCCGGCTCTGTCCACACTTTTACCCGGTACTGTTTGCCCGGTTCCAGAAGAATGATGTTTGTCGATCCATCAGCCGAACCAATTTCCACAAGCTGCATGCGGAAATCAACGGCCGTATACGTAGGTCTTTTGGGCGTATCAGGCCGGTGACGAAAAGCGTCTTGCGTGGCATCGGCAATGGGGAAACCGTCGCTCACCTCAACTCCGCCTCCTTTACCGGCGGAATTTTTTCATGAACGGCCGCTAACGCGGCGGCCAGTTCACCCGGTAATTCAGCATGGTAAATGGGCTGCGGATCGAGCAAAATGGGCAGCACGCGTTTCAGGCTGTGGAATTCTCTGGCGACTTTCAGCGCGTCTTCAATGCCTTCCCGTCGCACTGGTCGCTGAATTTCGCCACGATGACTAGCGTCTAAAGGTACATTGCCGCGCCCATCGGTGAGGATCACGAAGCGGGTATGTTGGACCAGGTGACGGCCGTGCTCTTGCGCCTGCTGCAACATCTGGTAAGCCAACTCCAGCCCATGCGCCAGCGGTGTGGCCCGGCCTGGCGGCGCGGCTAATGCCTGGCCGATGCGCGGCGTCAGGATGCTGTTGGCCGTGACCTTCTGCGCCCGCAGTTCGTCAATAGCGTCGGCTACACCCACCTGCACAATGCCCACGCTGGCCCGCATCACATAGGCCCAGCGCAAATGGGGCAGCAGCGCTTCCTGCCACTGACAGTCGCGCAGGCTTGTGTAGTCGAGCAAGATTAAGAGCATCTGTTCGGCCGCCGGGGTGCGGCGGTGGCGACGTAAGTCACTGGGATAAATGCGTAAACGGCCGTCTCCCTCTCCCCCTTCTGGCTGGCGTACCCTTTGGTATAGAGCCGCTTCCAGGATGGTAGGTAGCAGCGCCAGGTCGTGTAATGAGTTGGTTGGTTGATCCCCGATCACCACGCCGCGATCAACGGACGTTGCCGTGTAACGGCGCAGCGGCAGGCGCAAAGCAAATAGTTCGCGCTCGATTGCTGCTGTATCTTCAGGATAAGGTGGTGGGGGCAAGGCGGGAGAGACCTTCTGAATTTCCGGCTCACCGGAATCATAGACGGGTGAAGAATCCGTAGAAGACGATGGGCCTGGCATGGTTTGTTGGTTATCGGGCAAACTATCCACACCGGCAAAATCCTGTGGTGTGCGCGCAGTGTCATCCTCCGCTGGCGCGGGGGGAGTGGCCGTGGGCGAGTCCTGGTTAGAAAGAGGTGAAGATAAGCCTATCAACCTGGCAGCCAGGCCGACATGCAATGCTTGCACCTCTTTGGCCTCCGACAGGCGAGCTTCCGCCACGCTTAACCGCGCCAGCGCCAGTTCGCGTCGAATGCCCACTGTTTTGGGTGAAATGTAGGTCAGAATGCTGGCAACGGCCGCATCCGTCATCACTGCCTGCTGTTTCACGGCCGTTTGAAGCGCATCATTGATCTCTTGGGGCAACTCATTTGACCCTATATCACCTAATTCTGGCAAAAATTCGTGTGTGTCTTGCAGCCAGGATAGTATGTCTGCGGGTTTCCGACCTGGATTGTCTTCTGGCGGGGTGAGGCGCAGTGAAAAGCGGTCTAGCAGGTGAAGCGAAACGCGGCCAACGTGCTCGCGGGCGCAGGCAGCTAGCCAGCAAATACGCGGCTGCCAGGCCGCGTCCTGACCGTGACGCTGCAAATGGGCAACGGGCGTGTCCAGTAGCAGAATACAGGTGCGGGCAGCAGCCAGATTGAGACGCGTTAAATCGGGAATAACCACCAGCAGCCAATCGGCTGATGCGCGGTTTTGCGTCAATAAGCCATCCTGCCAGTTTACGGTCAGGCCAGTTGACAAGGGGGACTTGCTATTGGCTTCTGGTAAGTCAGGTGTCAGACTGCCCCACAAGGCATCATCCAGGGCCGTGACGGCCAGGTTGACGACCTTTACCTTCGCGCCTGTCGTCGTTTGCAGCATGGCCTGAAAGAGAGGAACGGCCGTTTCCAATGTCTCAAACGAGGCATCAAAAACGAGCACTCGGCGAAGTTCTGGCTCAAGCGCCGCACAGGCTAGCCCGCGCAGTAAAGGATTGTCTAAAGTGAAAGGCGCGTTCATCAGTCAACTATGGTGCTTGTCAGGCGATTTCTGCCTGCTCAAAAAGCGATTGTAATTGTTTATCATCTTCTTCCGTCCACTCTTCACGGCGTGGGCGACGGTGCGCCAGTACAAAAGGCGCGACTCGTTGCAAGTGAGCCAGTGAGGTGGTATCCACGCCCTCGCGGGCAGCCAGGGCGCGCGCCGCCAAAGCCATCATATAATCACCGCGATGGCCGACCGCTTCAAACTTCTCGGCTATGGCAACACAACGCTGGCTAACTTCATCTGGCATATTAAGAGTATGGACTCTGGCTTTGGCTGCTTCCAACTCGTTTTTCTTTTTAGCATCTTCAGCACGGCCGTTGACAACAAACTCGTGCAGTTCCCCCTTTTCATACTGCGCCAGGGCGATGTCAAATCCCAATACTGTTTTCAATATCTTGGCGCGAGAGGCTGGCTTCGTTGTCACCTGCACCATCAGGCCGAAACGGTCACGCAGTTGTGGCCGCAAATGCCCTTCTTCCGGGTTCATCGTGCCCACTAGTAGAAAGCGGGTATCAACTGTTTTGTCTGCCCCCTGTCGTTGAATAGAGAGCTTCCCAGTCGCGGCTGTGTCCAGGATGATGTTGACGATATGGTCATCCAACAGATTGACTTCGTCAATGTAGAGAATTTTGTTGTTGGCCTGCACCAACAATCCCTCTTGCCATTCACCTTTGCCTTGCAACAGTTTATCCACAAAGTAACTACCCACCACCCGATCTTCGGTAGCATTAATGGGCAGCGTGATCGGCAGGCTGCCGTACATCATCTGCGCAAAGGCACGCACCATGGTAGATTTACCCGTACCGCGATGACCGCTGACCAGTACGCCGCCGATGCGGGAACCAGCAATGTAGGCCACTTCCAAAGCGAGCTTCAAGTCGTCTTGCTCCACAACTTTGCAGTAGGGCAAGAGGGGAATTTCCTTGTTTTTTGTTTCTTGTTCTTCTTGCATCTTTTTATCCCAGTTTTGCTGGCAAGTTACTCAGGCTGCGACTAACCACATCGGCCGTCAGTCCCCACAATAGTAACGCAGTATAATCATAAATTCCTGCTGCGCCAAAGGTTGCTCCGGCAGTTACGTATAACGCTTGCATCCCCCACAAGACCAGTAAAACAAGCAGCGTCAAAGACAAAATCGGCCGAACAACCCAGAAGCGCACGTCAGCATTTAGACGAATTCCGGACAGCCAGGCCAGGAGTCGTAACCAGATGGAGGTCGTTTTGGTTATGACAGGCGTTGCCAGCCGCTCTATGTTCTCTTGCAATGCCGCCAACTCTTTGACGATTGCTTCGCGTACATTCTTGCCATCGCCTCTTAGCGAACTGTCCTCGGCAGTTTTTTCTATTTCCTGTTTGATCTCCGCGTAATATTTTTCGGCGTCGCCTTGCTTGCCGTCGCGCACAGCCTTTCGCGCCGCAGTGAATTTCTCGGCCAATTTGGCCTTCAGCGTATAGTCTAAACTATCCAGGCTATCAGCCAATGTTTCTAAACCCGCATAAAATCTGATGCGCGCCGCAATCATTTCCAGAATCGGCGACAGGACTTCCTGCGTTTCTTTTCCCTTATCCAGGCGTTGCTTGAAATCCTTTAATTGTGCCAGCGCATCTGTTTTAGCCTCAGCCTCTTTCAGGTTGTTTGTTTCTGCCTGCAAACGTAAATACTCCGGCAACAGCTTTACCTGCGCCTGCGCCGTATCCCTCTCCATATCCCGTACCAGGCGGCCCAACAGAATACCCACCAAAACAACGACCAGCACCCAAAACGGCCCCTGGCGCACAGCTATGGTGGTTGGGATTGCCACCGGTTCATCTACGGTTGCCAGCTTAAAGCGCAGCGTGCCCTGGTAACTGTCTGGCGCTAACTGCTGCCGGTTGATGGTGACGGCAATCGGCGCTACCTGGTTGGCGGGCAGCGTATGGGGTACGGCCAACAAGACATCATCCGCGCGAGCCGTGTCGCCGCCTCTGGCTCCGTGCAGCACGGTCACACCACCGGTCACTTCGACCGCCTGCGCTGTTTGATTATCTAGCCACACTTCCCAATCATCTTGCGTCGCGCTGGGAGGCAACAGCCAGGCTGCCAGGCGGCAATCCAGCCAATGGTCGCAGCGCACCACCTGCCAGGAGAGAGTGGGCGTCACTGGCACAACTTTGGGGACAGCATCCAGGTAAATCTCGAGGGGAATGACGAGCGCATCGGCTTCGCGTTGACCGGGCAGCAAAAACTTCAAGATGCCGCTGTAAACGCCGGGGCGGTTGAGGTTGTTCACTGTAACGCGCACGTCGCGGGGCTGTCCGGCGCTGAGATTGACCCCGGCCGGGATGGCGATGTTACTGCGGTCAATGCGCAACGCAGCCAGGCTGTCGTGCTGCAAATCTGATGCTAACAGGCGTAAATCGGCCGCGTCGCCGCCGCTGACCGTCAGACGCACATTGCCACTGAAACTGTTGGTCTGTCCATCCAGACGGCCACGTATAATGAGTGGATTATCTTCACCGGCGACAGTCAGGGTGAGTGTGGGCGTAGATTCTTGGGCAAAGGCAGCGGGAATGACGACCAACAGAAGCAGGAAGATCAGGCTGATAAACCACAAGCGTTTTCTTTGTTGCTTCATGTGTATACCTCCTACTCAAGGGCGGGTTGGGCCAGTTTCACTTCGGCAGCGGCGAAAAGACTGTAGACCAGACCGCGTGGATCGAGATGATCATACAAAAGCTGACGACGGGCGGCGAATAGCGCCGCCCCGGCGGGCATCTGGCGCAAAAAATGGGCGAAGAAGGGCAGGATAAAGGCATCGGCCAATTTCTCTTTCACAACGCACTGCGTACCGATGACGCCCGCCGCGCCGCGCTGGCTGAAGAAGAGAATCAGGTTTTCAAAATCGTTGGGATCATAATCGGCCGATTCACATGCATTGAGGATGACCAGGGGCTGCGTTTGTTGCCAGTTGACCTGCCAGGCATCGAGGTCGTTGCTGGTGATGCGGCTCTCATCGGAAAGTTGCAGGTAAGGCTGACCGATGTCGTTCTTGCCGCCATGGGCATAGAAATAGACGAGGTGCGCAGGAGGCGACGCCCGGTTGGCAAAAAAGCGAGCGGCGCCATCCCAATCTGCGACTTGCTGAATTTGTAACTGCGCTGGCGCGGCCAGACTGCGCAAGTTATGCCAATGGCGCGCGAAGAGAGTCCCGGTATCATAAGTGAGTGCTGTCAGTTGCAGGGGACGGCCGTTGGGGATAAACAGGGGCAGCGTTTGTTTACCCGGCATGGCGTTCCGTTCCACGCGACAGGGGAGTTGTTCGATGATGTAACGGTAGCCCCAAAATCCATGCGGACAAACAAATGCCGCGTCGCCATAGTGCGGGCAGTCGGCCGGGTCTGGCCCATGTTCGCGGAAG belongs to Candidatus Leptovillus gracilis and includes:
- a CDS encoding AAA family ATPase, with the protein product MQEEQETKNKEIPLLPYCKVVEQDDLKLALEVAYIAGSRIGGVLVSGHRGTGKSTMVRAFAQMMYGSLPITLPINATEDRVVGSYFVDKLLQGKGEWQEGLLVQANNKILYIDEVNLLDDHIVNIILDTAATGKLSIQRQGADKTVDTRFLLVGTMNPEEGHLRPQLRDRFGLMVQVTTKPASRAKILKTVLGFDIALAQYEKGELHEFVVNGRAEDAKKKNELEAAKARVHTLNMPDEVSQRCVAIAEKFEAVGHRGDYMMALAARALAAREGVDTTSLAHLQRVAPFVLAHRRPRREEWTEEDDKQLQSLFEQAEIA
- a CDS encoding tetratricopeptide repeat protein, whose amino-acid sequence is MSKPLGPTHPDTASSLNNLGYLLQAMGQLADARPYYERALAIFEQALGPTHPDTASSLNNLGALLQAMGQLADARPYVERALSIREQALGPTHPDTASSLNNLGVLLRAMGQLADARPYYERALAIREQALGPTHPDTARSLNNLGYLLQAMGQLADARPYYERALAINEKAFGPDHPYIALSLSNLGLLLRGMGNYQEAQPCYERALHIFEKALGPDHPDVATTLNNLGLLLQAMDNDDEAKFYYERAFSISQKSLGLNHPNTRAIRENINSLQISGKKPIIKDKQRHSLENRRIELAEELHAVYKQRDFELSAANRMRLERHADELRTQIQAIQDAIRDKEGGVIGDVVTGSQYKTTIIGSQDSAIGDYATTVQSFPGRESRRKLVNIADLINKHFSLYELQDLCFILGMDYESLPGAGKVDKTRELIIYIERQDRVADLLAVCKDQRPHVRWE